The following is a genomic window from Petrotoga sp. 9PW.55.5.1.
TAAAGCAATGCTTGTTTTAAACGATAAGCTCCTCATATCAAAAATCTGGGTGAGTTCTTTATCTGTAAAAGAAAATTCACTTCTACTTTCAAAAATTCTTGAATTTATTCCAAAACCCAAACTCAAGTTCCAAAAATCATAATAATTTTCAATACCTAAAGAAAGTGAAAGTAGATTCAATAAAGAAGTTTTGGCTTTAAGGCCCCAATTAAAGGTTTGCCCTTCAAAATAGTATTCGCCATATGGAATAACATCAAGAACCAATACAGGGATTCTCACAAAGCCAGTAACACCTAACGGATATGAGTACTCTTGTGAAACACTTTGAGATTCAGTTGTTGGAGAACTTTCTTCAGAATCATCTCCAAATAAAGTAATTGTTTCATTATAAGTAATCTCGTTTGTAACGTTTGCAGGCTTAATTCCTATATTCTTAACAGCAACCCCAAAAGTTGGATCTTTAGGCTCTCCAAAGGTAACTCCTATGTCTATGGCCTGACCACCATTAGAAAAAAGTTTGTCAGTAAAAGAATTAAAAGAGAGACTTTCAAGCTCTTCATCATTAAAAGAAGAATAAAGTTCGAGTTTTGCATTCAATTCAGCGGTCAAAATTCCATCTTCAGTGGAAAACTTATACTCAATATTTGTATCCTTCGAATATAATATAGGCATGAAAAAGTTGTAAGTTAGACCAACTGAAAAACTGTCGAAATTATATGAACCATATAGACCTGCTTTAATGGAAGAATCTAAGTCAAATGCGATTGAACCTTCATCAGTTTGATAAATCTCGTTCCCTTCAGCTATGAGTTTTACTAAATCATTGGGAAAGATCAAATCACTTTTTAGATCTACATTAACTACAGCACCAAGGCCGAAACCAAAGATATTTGCAACGAAATGACCGTCGATATTATCTTTTGTATAAAATGTAAGATCAGCTCCATTTAGGGATGTGTATAACTCATTAAAATCAAAAGTAATCTTGGTTGCTGTAAGCCAGGAAAACATATCTGAAGTACTGTATGCATTTTGATATATTAGTAAATCTGGAGATACTACTAATTCAAAAAAACTTCTATTGCCTGTTGATTCTAACAAAGCCGGATTAAGTGAGCTTTCAAACGATCTTAAAGCTTCTGAAAATATAATCATGCTAAATGTAGAAATAATTAATAATAATATTATTATCTTTTTCAACTTCATCCCCTCCTCATTCTGCCGTTAAAGATATTGGAATAGTTATATCAGTAACTAAATCTATCCAAAGTGAAACTTCCAAACTACCTTCTGTGTTTAATGCGTAAGTACCATCGGGTAACCTTATAGAGAATAACAGATTGTATGGGATTTTATTTTTTATATCGTTTATAAAACCTGTTAGATCAAGCACTTCCCCTTCTTTTTGTCCCGTTGAAATAGTTTTTACAACAGGGTCACCTAATGGATTTTCTTCATCCACATCCCATCCTTGTACACTCAACTTTAGAGATAATCCCGTATTATTTTTATAATCCATGTAAAGTTTAAGAGATTCAATTCCATCAAATATATCGCTAAGGATATCATCTTCACTATCTTGACTTCTACCAAAAATATCTTCGTTTCCAATATCGTCTTCGTTGGAGTATAGTTCAACTTCCTGGCTTATAGTGAATTTGAAAGGAAGAGTAAATAATAGGTTTATAGTTGTATCGTCACCAGCTACGAATCCTTCGTTAAAAGTTATATCCATATCACTAATTACGATAACT
Proteins encoded in this region:
- a CDS encoding DUF5723 family protein; this encodes MKKIIILLLIISTFSMIIFSEALRSFESSLNPALLESTGNRSFFELVVSPDLLIYQNAYSTSDMFSWLTATKITFDFNELYTSLNGADLTFYTKDNIDGHFVANIFGFGLGAVVNVDLKSDLIFPNDLVKLIAEGNEIYQTDEGSIAFDLDSSIKAGLYGSYNFDSFSVGLTYNFFMPILYSKDTNIEYKFSTEDGILTAELNAKLELYSSFNDEELESLSFNSFTDKLFSNGGQAIDIGVTFGEPKDPTFGVAVKNIGIKPANVTNEITYNETITLFGDDSEESSPTTESQSVSQEYSYPLGVTGFVRIPVLVLDVIPYGEYYFEGQTFNWGLKAKTSLLNLLSLSLGIENYYDFWNLSLGFGINSRIFESRSEFSFTDKELTQIFDMRSLSFKTSIALGF